The following coding sequences lie in one Sorghum bicolor cultivar BTx623 chromosome 6, Sorghum_bicolor_NCBIv3, whole genome shotgun sequence genomic window:
- the LOC8070278 gene encoding protein RCC2, with protein sequence MSASAEPEKDAAAAAAAEGDEKTEAKGTGSGWELLYCGGTSFDAMGRKVVGGAQGNLVSPTRLRPLVGVDIRFVASGCTACHCVALDAEGKCYTWGRNEKGQLGHGDTLLRNLPTVVSQLSKYKIIKASVGRNHTVVVTDDGKSFSFGHNKHGQLGTGSLRNEIESSPVSCIVAEATNVVCGADFTVWLSSVEGSSILTAGLPQYGQLGHGTDNEYNAKESSVRLTYDPQPRPRAIAAFSGKTVVKVACGTNHTVAVDSSGFVYTWGFGGYGRLGHREQKDEWQPRIVEVFQKHNVLPPNAIVSAGSASSACTAGGGQLYMWGKMKNTGDDWMYPKPVMDLSGWNIRCMASGNMHHVVGADDSCISWGVAQNGELGYGPNGQKSSANPKKVDILEGMHVTSVGCGFGLSLIVVDRANVGDRLDQLEIYDGDTSPEVEKVEVQVTKKASASTNSRANKRKKTKDVSESESEEDDDDDDESGDDENGDIEEPKGRRGRKPSRGRGRGAKKATPEAKPSGRGRGRPKKTESPAQKAGTSGSRGGKRGGKRGRPRK encoded by the exons aTGTCGGCAAGCGCCGAGCCCGAGAAggacgccgcggccgcggccgccgccgaggGCGACGAGAAGACGGAGGCGAAGGGCACCGGCTCCGGCTGGGAGCTGCTGTACTGCGGCGGGACGAGCTTCGACGCCATGGGCCGGAAGGTGGTAGGCGGGGCGCAGGGCAACCTGGTGTCGCCGACGCGGCTGCGGCCGCTCGTGGGCGTTGATATCCGCTTCGTCGCCTCTGGATGCA CTGCTTGCCACTGTGTTGCTTTAGATGCTGAAGGCAAATGTTATACATGGGGTCGCAATGAG AAGGGACAGCTAGGACATGGAGATACTCTTCTACGTAACCTGCCGACTGTTGTTTCTCAACTATCAAA ATACAAAATCATCAAAGCAAGTGTTGGAAGAAACCATACAGTCGTTGTAACTGATGATGGGAAATCCTTCTCTTTCGGCCATAACAAGCATGGACAGCTAGGGACAGGTTCCTTAAGGAATG AGATTGAGTCATCGCCAGTGTCCTGTATTGTTGCGGAAGCAACCAACGTTGTCTGTGGGGCTGATTTTACTGTCTGGTTGTCATCTGTGGAAGGCTCTTCTATACT TACAGCAGGCCTTCCCCAATACGGTCAACTTGGGCATGGAACTGATAATGAG TACAATGCTAAAGAATCGTCTGTCAGGCTGACCTATGATCCCCAGCCCCGCCCAAGAGCAATAGCTGCATTTTCTGGGAAAACTGTTGTTAAAGTTGCATGTGGAACTAACCATACAG TTGCAGTTGATTCCAGTGGCTTTGTTTACAC CTGGGGTTTTGGTGGATATGGAAG GTTGGGGCATAGAGAACAGAAGGATGAATGGCAACCTCGCATTGTAGAAGTTTTCCAGAAGCACAATGTTCTGCCTCCTAATGCTATTGTCTCAGCTGGTTCTGCAAGTTCTGCATGCACTGCTG GTGGTGGTCAGTTGTATATGTGGGGAAAGATGAAGAATACAGGCGATGATTGGATGTACCCAAAACCTGTGATGGATTTAAG TGGTTGGAACATTCGCTGCATGGCTTCTGGTAACATGCACCATGTTGTTGGTGCTGATGATTCTTGCATAAGCTGGGGTGTCGCCCAGAATGGAGAGCTTGGTTATGGGCCTAACGGTCAGAA ATCATCAGCAAATCCCAAAAAGGTTGACATTCTTGAGGGCATGCATGTTACAAG TGTTGGCTGTGGATTTGGACTGTCTCTGATTGTTGTGGACAGAGCAAATGTTGGTGATCGACTTGATCAG CTGGAAATTTATGATGGCGATACCTCTCCTGAAG TAGAGAAGGTGGAGGTGCAAGTAACCAAGAAGGCTTCTGCCAGCACCAATTCACGTGCCAACAAGCGCAAGAAAACTAAGGATGTTTCTGAATCTGAATCtgaagaggatgatgatgatgatgatgaaagtGGAGATGATGAAAATGGTGATATAGAAGAGCCAAAGGGTAGGCGTGGCCGCAAACCCTCTAGAGGGAGAGGCAGGGGAGCCAAAAAGGCAACCCCTGAGGCAAAGCCATCTGGAAGGGGCAGAGGCCGCCCTAAGAAAACCGAGAGTCCTGCTCAGAAAGCTGGAACCTCAGGCAGCCGTGGTGGAAAGAGAGGAGGAAAAAGAGGACGACCACGTAAGTGA
- the LOC8070279 gene encoding uncharacterized protein LOC8070279: MSTMRRRQAPGEEPSSAMAVETTKGGKATWFWEAGGRVVETQPVTAEPMSASNAEQAEDEEWIISSDDALPFIASTRPLPRRCPKFPENGSGKEISEWIKACDRVYKLTANDPLSHPPLLRKTKNDFDTSGSTSDYFYSSSSRHRQVIVGLASSIVNICFTENDELPKWNFNGIIIGPSESDERAWILTSSEAVSDYEGKLDLDRKLLVHLPNKVIKNGELLFFDDYYGFAIMEISVDMPIQCRSFVSRSDYGDEVFVLTRKHDSSLMTTTGKILWHNEPYFGRNHFLYLSCDLPARISGGLVMDRDGDIVAMTFNCGCPKTAVLPSFIIKKWIEMESNFRCIARPVHGLSLRAVQFLDMSRREEILYKHNIDSGYLVDKVKMNSTAEIIGIRRGDVIVSVNGVCFQNMLELEEYLLSLGWKFLERKNKSSKIVLKLKVYDPIKCLEHTLSLPLGFSCLTAVKERVKVQVTEKTSPGIKRKKTTNVPMPPA, encoded by the exons ATGAGCACGATGAGAAGGAGACAAGCCCCTGGCGAGGAGCCCTCTTCGGCTATGGCGGTAGAGACGACGAAGGGGGGCAAGGCAACATGGTTCTGGGAGGCGGGCGGGAGAGTAGTGGAGACCCAGCCCGTGACTGCCGAGCCGATGAGCGCAAGCAACGCAGAACAGGCGGAGGACGAGGAGTGGATCATCTCATCAGATGATGCCCTCCCCTTCATCGCGAGCACCCGTCCTCTCCCTCGTAGATGCCCCAAATTCCCCGAGAATGGAAGCGGGAAAGAGATCTCAGAGTGGATCAAGGCTTGCGATAGGGTGTACAAGCTGACTGCCAatg ATCCTCTAAGCCATCCTCCTCTCCTGCGCAAGACAAAGAACGACTTTGACACCTCTGGTTCTACTAGTGACTACTTCTACTCATCATCATCAAGACACAGGCAGGTGATTGTTGGGTTAGCAAGTTCGATTGTCAACATTTGCTTCACTGAGAATG ATGAGTTGCCAAAATGGAATTTTAATGGAATCATCATTGGTCCTTCTGAGTCGGATGAGCGTGCTTGGATACTGACCAGTTCTGAAGCTGTCTCTGATTATGAAGGAAAACTCGATCTCGATCGCAAG CTACTTGTTCATTTACCAAATAAGGTCATTAAGAATGGAGAGCTTTTGTTCTTTGATGACTATTATGGCTTTGCTATCATGGAGATTTCAGTTGATATGCCAATCCAGTGCCGTTCTTTCGTGTCAAGATCAGATTACGGAGATGAGGTCTTTGTATTGACAAGAAAGCATGATTCTTCATTGATGACTACAACAGGGAAGATCCTATGGCACAATGAACCGTATTTCGGACGCAACCATTTTTTGTATCTTAGCTGTGACCTTCCCGCG CGTATCTCAGGTGGATTGGTAATGGATCGAGATGGAGATATTGTTGCAATGACTTTCAATTGTGGCTGCCCAAAAACTGCCGTGCTTCCTAGCTTCATTATCAAGAAATGGATTGAAATGGAAAGCAACTTCAG GTGTATAGCTCGTCCTGTACATGGTTTGTCTTTAAGAGCAGTGCAGTTTTTGGATATGTCAAGGAGGGAAGAAATCTTATATAAACACAACATTGATAGTGGTTACCTTGTCGATAAG GTAAAAATGAACTCCACTGCAGAAATCATTGGGATTAGGCGTGGGGATGTGATTGTTTCAGTTAACGGGGTGTGCTTTCAGAATATGCTAGAG TTGGAGGAGTATTTGCTTTCTCTTGGCTGGAAGTTTCTGGAGAGGAAAAATAAATCATCCAAGATTGTTCTGAAG TTAAAGGTTTATGACCCCATCAAGTGCCTGGAGCACACTCTCAGCCTGCCTCTGGGATTTTCTTGCCTTACAGCAG TTAAGGAGAGGGTGAAGGTGCAAGTAACTGAGAAGACATCACCAGGCATTAAGCGCAAGAAAACTACTAATGTACCGATGCCACCTGCGTAA
- the LOC8070280 gene encoding protein IQ-DOMAIN 32 yields the protein MARSKNGCLKILVCAGSGSDPAAGSDADADDHPDENKAISDKSRWSFRRRSTRHRVLKNSDISEPETLSSSKAKADITPSNNVYTSTYSYASEKPLQHDKPDEKILHQEPEEKPLHQENSDEKLMEKPIEKPINKLMEEPADQIFEKSIELPTQKITESPTDEPAEKINDAPTEEPAEKITETAYENTAEGKIENATEETPERAVEELIEEPDETISVSSTGPKQGENTSLVEGSSADPEEDHLDSAATNLQPVSGTCIATEELLNQKDLVKLQAVIRGHLVRKQASESLQCLLAIVKIQGLIRAHQAQHSPGKIQETVVHSSGEKLLRNGFALKLMDNTSTLKSIRVKCDPSESDVTWEWMERWTALIPPITVEHLPEHEENSELGETVTEQVTELSQCDEDIVELDSDLSFPKLVADDVKEKVETSDSSALEAPASVPDESPKMEIKHDPESELIETTNVDAEQVTDQKADNDVDEFFMSLDQQYTQADASRDPCPLPGKFESSNEDSGDAYNSEQTQEMEGKRFVARKSCNPAFAAAQLKFEELSTNSTVSRSNSSSHLDGVNKSRVHTPSSQEDYSSKQDGTGIQESSVGHDTKMIVAASECGTEISISSTLDSPDRSEGDGGEIVMEIGALENRNYVTGKADKDSNIVHSEVKSAPEVEAQPQKEVEQNGHVPALEIEAQPQKELVQESHVEPEMSADLHEQFEKSVASYATPEGTPMSRTTIAESHGTPSSEVSVNTKKSRSKKPKSHASKRSLASPGSESVGRSSTDNFSKESRHAKRESSSKGAKSDHIDQEPRMSNSNSNPLPSYMQFTESARAKTSSPKMSPDVQESNPRKRHSLPMTNGKHDSSPRMQRSSSQVQQNVKSNGPAPHNASDKRWHI from the exons ATGGCGCGGTCCAAGAACGGCTGCCTCAAGATCCTCGTCTGCGCCGGCTCCGGATCCGATCCCGCCGCCGgctccgacgccgacgccgacgaccacCCCGACGAG AACAAGGCCATATCAGATAAAAGCAGATGGAGCTTTCGTAGGAGGTCTACAAGGCATCGAGTTTTGAAGAACTCTGATATCTCAGAACCTGAAACTCTTAGTTCCAGTAAAGCAAAGGCTGACATTACACCAAGCAACAATGTTTATACTTCAACATATTCTTATGCCTCGGAGAAGCCTCTGCAACATGACAAGCCAGATGAGAAGATTCTGCATCAAGAGCCAGAGGAGAAGCCTCTGCATCAAGAGAACTCTGATGAAAAGTTGATGGAGAAGCCAATTGAAAAGCCTATCAACAAACTTATGGAAGAGCCAGCTGACCAGATATTTGAAAAATCAATTGAACTACCTACTCAAAAGATAACTGAATCACCAACTGACGAGCCAGCTGAAAAAATAAATGATGCACCAACTGAAGAACCAGCTGAAAAGATAACAGAGACAGCATATGAAAATACAGCTGAAGGGAAAATAGAAAATGCAACAGAAGAGACACCCGAAAGGGCAGTTGAGGAACTAATTGAAGAGCCAGATGAAACTATTTCTGTCTCGTCAACTGGGCCTAAGCAGGGGGAAAACACCTCACTTGTTGAAGGAAGCAGTGCAGACCCTGAGGAAGATCATTTGGATTCTGCAGCTACTAATCTTCAGCCTGTCAGTGGTACTTGCATT GCAACGGAAGAGCTACTGAATCAGAAGGATCTGGTGAAACTGCAAGCTGTTATACGTGGACATCTAGTTAGAAAGCAGGCTTCAGAATCTTTACAATGCTTGCTTGCAATTGTTAAAATTCAAGGGTTAATCAGGGCTCATCAAGCACAACATTCACCAGGAAAGATTCAG GAGACtgttgttcattcttcaggtgagAAATTGCTTCGCAATGGATTTGCTCTCAAG CTCATGGACAACACGTCGACTTTAAAATCCATTCGCGTAAAATGTGATCCTTCGGAATCTGATGTTACATGGGAATGGATGGAGAGGTGGACAGCCTTAATTCCACCAATCACTGTGGAGCACCTGCCAGAGCATGAAGAAAATAGTGAGTTGGGTGAAACTGTGACCGAACAAGTGACTGAACTTTCTCAGTGTGATGAAGACATTGTTGAGTTGGATTCAGACCTTTCTTTCCCAAAGTTGGTGGCTGATGATGTGAAAGAAAAAGTAGAGACATCTGATTCTAGTGCCTTGGAGGCTCCTGCAAGTGTCCCAGATGAAAGCCCTAAGATGGAAATAAAACATGATCCTGAATCAGAGTTGATCGAAACTACTAATGTAGATGCTGAGCAAGTAACTGACCAAAAGGCTGACAATGACGTGGATGAGTTTTTTATGTCCTTGGATCAACAATATACCCAAGCTGATGCATCAAGGGATCCCTGTCCACTTCCTGGAAAATTTGAATCATCCAACGAGGACAGCGGTGATGCATACAATTCTGAGCAGACGCAGGAGATGGAAGGTAAAAGGTTTGTGGCGAGAAAGTCGTGCAATCCAGCGTTTGCTGCTGCACAATTGAAATTTGAAGAGCTGAGTACAAATTCGACAGTCAGCAGATCCAACAGCTCATCACATCTGGATGGGGTGAACAAGTCAAGGGTGCACACTCCAAGTTCACAAGAAGATTACTCGTCAAAGCAAGATGGCACAGGCATACAAGAGAGCTCAGTTGGTCATGATACTAAAATGATAGTTGCTGCATCAGAATGTGGGACTGAAATATCAATTTCATCCACACTGGACTCACCAGATAGATCAGAAGGTGATGGTGGGGAGATCGTGATGGAGATTGGAGCTCTGGAAAATAGAAACTATGTCACTGGCAAAGCTGATAAAGACTCCAATATTGTCCATTCTGAGGTAAAAAGTGCACCTGAGGTAGAAGCCCAGCCGCAGAAGGAAGTAGAACAGAATGGCCATGTTCCTGCCCTTGAAATAGAAGCCCAGCCACAAAAGGAGCTTGTTCAGGAATCTCATGTTGAACCAGAAATGTCAGCAGATTTGCATGAACAATTTGAAAAATCTGTCGCATCTTATGCCACACCTGAAGGAACACCAATGAGCCGAACAACCATTGCGGAATCTCATGGAACACCATCAAGTGAGGTCTCTGTTAATACCAAAAAGAGCAGGAGCAAAAAGCCTAAGTCCCATGCAAGCAAGAGGTCGCTGGCTAGTCCAGGCAGTGAGTCAGTTGGACGGAGCAGCACTGACAACTTCTCAAAGGAATCAAGGCATGCCAAGAGAGAAAGCTCAAGCAAGGGTGCTAAATCCGACCACATCGATCAAGAACCTCGTAtgagcaacagcaacagcaaccCGTTGCCGAGCTACATGCAATTTACAGAATCTGCAAGAGCCAAGACGTCGTCCCCGAAGATGAGCCCTGATGTGCAGGAGAGCAACCCAAGGAAAAGGCATTCGTTGCCCATGACCAACGGCAAGCACGACTCGTCACCTCGCATGCAGCGATCATCATCGCAGGTTCAGCAAAACGTGAAAAGCAATGGCCCTGCACCTCACAACGCATCTG ACAAGAGGTGGCATATCTGA
- the LOC8070281 gene encoding zinc finger CCCH domain-containing protein 30, with the protein MMGSRRSKRVSWATGANLCKVRLFLSEDSPSQAGLRPQDNLQAKGSWLMHAAGPSSDDSLPPGFESLQPTSDLKIDISQIPLIRWRCPPQILYNPDWLVVAGEESEEVALQNERIFGALEAIYPRPSNIPPNPLVTPDVKDSQFDDSRTQLVPLIPVEEDDASDQLEEPPVGLPSSHHQSDKYDSAIFRAPPASDAPFTQPNGSINATRSGAPVEPDAVAAASAAYTAIMQSNQMGNMIDQDLLIKILSDPAQIERLMKEYGALKHEQSTNSSVVPMVQGPPPQMTASVPVSFPDHSTTFHNVNPTLPPPPVLNHLPPAIPSGTMNAPASSSQAISFPSGPARGLNYYQSLIHQHGGERQEPLQQHGRQFAMHHQPVASQASATDIVSSGTMAARDNKQRPTKPCAYFNSARGCRNGANCTFLHDMSAARKEQPKGSKRIKLDSRIAGRY; encoded by the exons ATGATGGGGTCGAGGCGCTCCAAGCGCGTTTCGTGGGCCACCGGGGCCAATCTCTGCAAG GTAAGGCTTTTTCTTTCGGAGGATTCCCCTTCTCAAGCTGGATTAAGACCGCAGGACAATCTCCAAGCAAAAGGCTCATGGTTAATGCATGCAGCTGGCCCAAGCTCAGATGATTCGCTGCCACCTGGCTTCGAATCGTTGCAGCCAACCAGCGATCTCAAAATTGACATATCCCAAATCCCTCTTATTAGGTGGAGATGCCCACCACAG ATATTGTATAATCCTGATTGGCTTGTTGTTGCTGGGGAAGAAAGTGAGGAGGTTGCCTTGCAGAATGAGAGGATATTTGGAGCACTTGAGGCTATATATCCGCGGCCATCGAACATTCCTCCAAA CCCATTGGTTACTCCTGATGTGAAAGACTCCCAATTTGATGATTCCCGAACCCAGTTGGTTCCGTTGATCccagttgaagaggatgatgcCTCTGACCAGTTGGAAGAACCACCTGTTGGTCTACCAAGTAGTCACCACCAGTCAGATAAGTATGACTCCGCAATATTCAGGGCACCACCAGCCTCAGATGCTCCCTTTACACAGCCGAATGGTTCCATCAATGCAACAAGGTCTGGTGCCCCCGTTGAGCCGGATGCAGTGGCTGCTGCATCTGCCGCTTACACTGCAATTATGCAAAGCAACCAAATGGGAAACATGATTGACCAAGATCTGCTTATCAAAATATTAAGTGACCCTGCCCAAATTGAGAGGTTGATGAAAGAATATGGTGCGCTTAAACATGAACAGTCAACCAACAGTTCTGTCGTCCCAATGGTGCAAGGTCCACCGCCCCAGATGACAGCCAGTGTTCCTGTCTCCTTCCCAGATCATAGCACTACATTTCACAATGTAAACCCTACACTGCCACCTCCACCTGTTTTGAATCATCTACCTCCAGCTATTCCTTCAGGTACCATGAATGCCCCAGCAAGTTCAAGTCAAGCAATTAGTTTTCCAAGTGGCCCAGCCAGGGGTTTGAACTATTACCAGTCCCTGATCCATCAGCATGGAGGGGAGAGGCAGGAGCCACTTCAACAGCATGGAAGGCAGTTTGCAATGCATCACCAGCCTGTTGCGTCACAGGCTAGTGCCACTGATATTGTCAGTAGTGGTACTATGGCAGCTAGGGATAATAAGCAAAGGCCTACGAAGCCTTGTGCTTACTTTAACAGCGCAAGAGGATGCCGGAACGGTGCGAACTGCACGTTTCTGCATGATATGTCTGCCGCAAGGAAAGAACAGCCGAAGGGATCCAAAAGGATTAAGCTAGACAGCAGAATAGCCGGGCGGTATTGA
- the LOC8082552 gene encoding PHD finger-like domain-containing protein 5B codes for MAKHHPDLIMCRKQPGIAIGRLCEKCDGKCVICDSYVRPCTLVRVCDECNYGSFQGRCVICGGVGISDAYYCKECTQQEKDRDGCPKIVNLGSAKTDLFYERKKYGFKKR; via the coding sequence ATGGCGAAGCATCATCCTGATCTCATCATGTGCCGGAAGCAGCCTGGCATCGCGATTGGTCGCCTGTGTGAGAAATGCGATGGCAAATGTGTCATCTGTGACTCATACGTGCGCCCATgtacgcttgtccgggtctgcGATGAGTGCAATTATGGTTCATTCCAGGGAAGGTGTGTGATCTGCGGAGGAGTCGGCATCTCAGATGCTTACTACTGCAAGGAGTGTACCCAGCAGGAGAAGGACCGGGATGGTTGTCCCAAGATCGTCAATCTCGGAAGCGCCAAGACAGATCTCTTCTACGAGCGCAAGAAGTATGGTTTTAAGAAGAGATGA
- the LOC8082553 gene encoding U11/U12 small nuclear ribonucleoprotein 25 kDa protein, translating to MESFSTAAGAMDSGSGKPEVVAAYQSKEAKQARLQSMLAALLDDPILADVPRKPSLADVDTLINLELGSAMRLSVVKLDNTSFEVAVLNSATVKDLKLAIRKKINEIEQEQMGHRHISWKHVWDNYCLTHHNEKLINDNSALSAYGVRNNSKVCFSPHVMSRVHRKHSRRRKHRFFHGLSRKT from the exons ATGGAATCGTTCTCAACGGCGGCGGGAGCGATGGATTCGGGTTCCGGGAAGCCCGAGGTGGTGGCCGCTTACCAGAGCAAAGAGGCCAAGCAGGCGAGGCTTCAGTCCATGCTCGCCGCGCTCCTCGACGACCCCATACTCGCGGACGTCCCCAGGAAGCCCTCCCTCGCCGATGTCGACACGCTGATAAACCTCGAGCTCGGCAGCGCCATGAGGCTGAGCGTTGTCAAGTTGGACAACACCTCCTTTG AGGTGGCGGTGTTGAATTCTGCCACTGTCAAGGATCTAAAGCTGGCTATCAGGAAGAAGATAAATGAGATAGAACAAGAGCAGATGGGGCATCGTCATATCTCATG GAAACATGTTTGGGATAACTACTGCTTGACACATCACAATGAGAAACTGATAAATGACAATTCAGCACTTTCTGCTTATGGTGTTCGGAACAACTCTAAG GTCTGTTTCTCGCCGCACGTCATGTCCAGAGTACATCGGAAGCActcaagaagaagaaaacaccgTTTCTTCCATGGTCTTAGCAGGAAAACGTAA